A genome region from Triticum aestivum cultivar Chinese Spring chromosome 2B, IWGSC CS RefSeq v2.1, whole genome shotgun sequence includes the following:
- the LOC123044632 gene encoding receptor-like serine/threonine-protein kinase SD1-6 translates to MVTLTPLLDPSKGSSNTHTLWIVAIAVPVTVLICGFLACFMWMRRRRRRGRVNMPTMSMEMEQVLKLWKIEESDSEFSLHDFDQIADATRNFSDDYKLGQGGFGAVYRGELPGGLEVAIKRLSTCSVQGLMEFKTEIQLIAKLQHTNLVRLLGCCLQAEEKMLIYEYMHNKSLDCFIFDSAKGAILNWERRFRIIDGIAQGLLYMHKHSRLRVIHRDLKASNILLDRDMNPKISDFGLARIFCSNVTEANTTRVVGTHGYIAPEYASEGLFSTKSDVFSLGVLLLEIISGKRTAGFYQYGKFFNLTGYAYQLWQEAKWHEMVDQVLGVDYPVTELMKCVQVALLCVQDSADDRPSMSDVVAMLSGEGLTLPEPRQPAYFNVRLSSLPESNSSFGESSYISNVALTDEDGR, encoded by the exons ATGGTGACCCTCACGCCGCTGCTGGATCCGTCCAAAG GGAGCAGCAACACGCACACGCTTTGGATCGTGGCGATAGCAGTCCCCGTGACCGTGCTCATCTGCGGCTTCTTGGCATGTTTCATGTGGATGagaaggcgaagaagaagag GGAGGGTGAACATGCCAACCATGTCCATGGAGATGGAGCAGGTGCTCAAGCTATGGAAAATCGAAGAGAGCGACTCCGAGTTCTCGCTCCACGATTTCGACCAGATCGCAGACGCCACCAGAAACTTCTCCGACGACTACAAGCTCGGCCAGGGTGGCTTTGGCGCTGTTTACAGG GGCGAACTGCCAGGCGGGCTTGAGGTCGCAATCAAGAGGCTCTCTACGTGCTCCGTGCAGGGGTTGATGGAATTCAAGACCGAGATCCAGCTGATCGCCAAGCTTCAGCACACCAACCTTGTCAGGCTCCTGGGCTGCTGCCTCCAGGCCGAGGAGAAGATGCTCATATACGAGTACATGCACAACAAAAGCTTGGACTGCTTCATCTTCG ATAGTGCGAAGGGGGCGATACTGAACTGGGAGCGGCGCTTCCGAATAATCGATGGGATCGCGCAGGGGCTTCTTTACATGCACAAGCATTCCCGCTTGCGAGTTATACACAGGGATCTAAAAGCGAGCAACATCCTCTTGGATCGCGACATGAACCCCAAGATCTCGGACTTCGGTTTGGCGAGGATATTCTGCTCCAATGTCACGGAGGCCAACACGACCAGGGTCGTCGGCACGCA CGGTTACATCGCTCCAGAGTATGCTTCAGAGGGTCTCTTCTCCACCAAATCCGACGTTTTCAGCTTGGGCGTCTTGCTCCTGGAGATAATAAGTGGGAAGAGGACTGCAGGCTTCTACCAGTACGGAAAGTTCTTCAATCTCACAGGATAT GCTTACCAGTTGTGGCAAGAGGCGAAATGGCACGAGATGGTCGATCAGGTACTCGGGGTCGACTACCCGGTGACGGAGTTGATGAAGTGCGTCCAGGTGGCGTTGTTGTGCGTCCAGGACAGCGCCGACGATCGACCCAGCATGTCCGATGTCGTCGCCATGCTCAGCGGCGAGGGGCTCACGCTGCCGGAGCCCCGACAGCCGGCCTACTTCAACGTTAGGTTATCAAGCTTACCGGAGTCAAATAGTTCCTTTGGTGAATCGTCCTACATCAGTAACGTCGCCTTGACTGATGAAGACGGCAGATAA